In a genomic window of Paraburkholderia sp. HP33-1:
- a CDS encoding acyl-CoA dehydrogenase family protein, with the protein MDFDFTDEQRMLKDSVERLVKDEYGFEQRAKYLAEPDGFSREQWARYAEMGLLGLSFDEEYGGSNCGPVETMIVMEALGRGLAVEPYLATVVLGGGFARLAGNAAQRAAILPAIAQGELQMAFAHSEAQSRYDLADVATTARREGDGWVLDGAKRMVLHGGSADLLVVSARMSGGRRERDGIGLFVVRGDAAGVTRHSYPTQDRLRAADIEFSGVRVPDSDVLGVAGAALPLIETVVAHAIAAVSAEAVGAMAAAHEETVEYLKVRKQFGVPIGSFQALQHRAVDMLVMVEQARSMALFATMMSEEPNAAERDRSMSAAKVQIGRSGRFVGQQGVQLHGGIGMTEECKIGHYLRRLSVIDIQFGSTEHHLTQLANAGGLIDAAA; encoded by the coding sequence ATGGACTTTGATTTTACCGACGAGCAACGCATGCTCAAGGACAGCGTCGAGCGGCTCGTCAAGGACGAGTACGGGTTCGAGCAGCGCGCGAAGTATCTCGCTGAGCCGGATGGTTTCAGCCGTGAGCAATGGGCGCGTTACGCCGAAATGGGCCTGTTGGGCCTTTCGTTTGACGAGGAATACGGCGGCAGTAATTGCGGCCCGGTCGAAACGATGATCGTCATGGAGGCGTTGGGCCGTGGGCTCGCAGTCGAACCGTATCTCGCGACGGTCGTGCTAGGCGGCGGCTTCGCGCGCCTCGCTGGCAACGCAGCACAACGCGCCGCGATTCTGCCGGCGATTGCGCAGGGTGAGCTGCAGATGGCGTTCGCCCACAGCGAGGCGCAGTCGCGGTACGACCTCGCAGACGTTGCGACCACCGCACGGCGTGAAGGTGACGGTTGGGTGCTCGACGGCGCCAAGCGCATGGTGCTGCACGGCGGCAGCGCCGATCTGCTCGTTGTGTCGGCGCGCATGTCGGGTGGCAGGCGTGAACGCGACGGCATCGGTCTGTTCGTAGTCAGGGGCGACGCGGCGGGCGTGACGCGCCACTCGTATCCGACGCAAGACCGGCTGCGCGCGGCCGACATTGAGTTCTCCGGCGTGCGCGTCCCGGACAGCGACGTGCTGGGCGTGGCGGGTGCCGCGTTGCCGCTTATAGAAACGGTCGTCGCGCACGCCATCGCGGCGGTGAGCGCGGAAGCCGTGGGTGCCATGGCCGCCGCGCACGAGGAAACAGTGGAATATCTCAAGGTCCGCAAGCAGTTTGGCGTGCCTATCGGATCGTTTCAGGCGCTCCAGCATCGCGCGGTCGACATGCTTGTCATGGTGGAGCAGGCGCGCAGCATGGCGCTCTTCGCGACCATGATGAGCGAGGAGCCGAATGCGGCAGAACGCGATCGCAGCATGTCTGCGGCGAAAGTGCAAATCGGACGCTCGGGCCGTTTCGTGGGCCAGCAAGGCGTGCAGTTGCACGGCGGCATCGGCATGACTGAGGAGTGCAAGATCGGCCACTACCTGAGACGCCTGAGCGTAATCGATATCCAGTTCGGCTCGACCGAACATCATCTGACCCAGCTCGCCAATGCCGGCGGACTGATCGATGCAGCAGCGTGA
- a CDS encoding enoyl-CoA hydratase/isomerase family protein: MSETQTAEKDMTSLIEVTRDGPVAIVTLNNPRRRNAMGRQMRQLLRDIMHRLMVDDPDSRAIVLTGAGEHFCAGADISEMTKRTILQSREILAESCVVVREMQAGPKPVVAAVEGVAFGAGLSLAVATDYVVAASTARFCAAFLRVGLIPDTGILWTLPKRIGMARAREMLSLATEIDGNKAVKIGLANEVVEPGSACAKAIEVARGLADLPPLGVALLKHALTNATTMEGALKAEIDYQPILRQSKDHQAACRAFMEKTTPVFTGE, encoded by the coding sequence ATGAGCGAAACACAAACGGCAGAAAAAGATATGACGTCGCTGATCGAGGTGACTCGCGACGGACCGGTCGCGATCGTGACGCTGAACAATCCCAGGCGCCGGAACGCAATGGGACGCCAGATGCGTCAGTTGTTGCGCGACATCATGCATCGGCTCATGGTCGACGATCCGGATTCGCGCGCGATCGTCCTGACGGGCGCGGGAGAGCACTTTTGCGCGGGCGCCGACATCTCCGAGATGACGAAGCGCACGATCCTGCAAAGTCGCGAGATTCTGGCGGAGTCGTGCGTGGTGGTGCGCGAGATGCAGGCGGGACCGAAGCCGGTCGTGGCAGCCGTGGAAGGCGTAGCCTTCGGCGCCGGGCTGTCGCTCGCGGTGGCAACTGACTACGTCGTCGCGGCTTCCACTGCGCGCTTTTGCGCGGCGTTTTTGCGCGTGGGGCTGATTCCGGATACCGGCATTCTGTGGACGCTGCCGAAGCGCATCGGCATGGCTCGCGCGAGGGAAATGCTATCGCTCGCCACGGAGATCGACGGCAACAAGGCGGTAAAGATCGGCCTGGCGAACGAAGTCGTCGAGCCGGGTAGCGCGTGCGCAAAGGCAATCGAAGTTGCACGCGGTCTCGCCGACTTGCCGCCGCTCGGCGTGGCGCTGCTAAAACACGCGCTCACCAACGCGACGACCATGGAAGGCGCGTTGAAAGCCGAGATCGACTATCAGCCCATCCTGCGCCAGTCGAAAGACCATCAGGCTGCCTGCAGGGCGTTTATGGAAAAGACCACACCGGTCTTCACGGGTGAGTGA
- a CDS encoding acyl-CoA dehydrogenase family protein produces MDLRYTDKELAFRNEVRAFFKEALPSDIRRKATLGQRYSAADLRRWQRILYERGWATPAWDNAWGGTGWSAVQQYIFKEELHMAPAPETLSFNVNMIGPVLIAFGSEEQKRHFLPRIASLEYWFCQGFSEPGAGSDLAALRTQAVRDGDDYIINGQKLWTSTAHHADWMFCLVRTDSSGKKQQGITYLLVDMKTPGLTVRPIITIDGHHETNEVFFDNVRVPVANRIGEENKGWDYAKYLLGNERSGIARVGVSKMRVRYAKDLAKRVPCGDGVLWDDPRFRERVAAVEVELKALEMTQMRVIAESNAQESHLPDPKTSILKIKGSELQQLSAELLLEVAGPDALPLDLDFLRGLGEPVREPEWALTIAPNHYFARHVSIVGGSNEIQKNILAKSVLGL; encoded by the coding sequence ATGGATCTGCGATATACCGACAAAGAGCTGGCGTTCCGTAATGAGGTGAGAGCCTTCTTCAAGGAAGCGTTGCCCTCCGACATTCGACGCAAGGCGACTTTGGGGCAGCGTTATTCGGCGGCCGACCTGCGCCGCTGGCAACGCATTCTCTACGAGCGCGGCTGGGCGACGCCAGCGTGGGATAACGCGTGGGGCGGCACGGGTTGGAGCGCGGTGCAGCAGTACATCTTCAAGGAAGAGCTGCACATGGCGCCGGCGCCGGAGACACTGTCATTCAACGTGAACATGATCGGTCCGGTTCTGATCGCGTTCGGCAGCGAAGAGCAGAAGCGCCATTTCCTTCCTCGCATCGCGAGCCTGGAATACTGGTTTTGCCAGGGATTTTCCGAGCCCGGCGCCGGTTCGGACCTAGCCGCGCTTCGAACCCAGGCGGTCCGCGACGGGGACGACTACATCATCAACGGGCAGAAGCTGTGGACTTCGACGGCGCATCACGCCGACTGGATGTTCTGTCTCGTGCGCACGGATTCGAGCGGCAAGAAGCAGCAGGGCATTACGTACCTGCTGGTCGACATGAAGACACCGGGCCTGACTGTTCGCCCGATTATCACGATCGACGGCCACCATGAAACCAACGAAGTGTTCTTCGATAACGTGCGCGTACCGGTTGCGAATCGCATTGGCGAGGAAAACAAGGGTTGGGACTACGCCAAGTATCTGCTCGGCAACGAGCGCAGCGGCATCGCGCGCGTGGGCGTTTCGAAGATGCGCGTGCGTTACGCGAAGGATCTTGCGAAGCGCGTGCCGTGTGGTGACGGTGTGCTGTGGGACGACCCGCGTTTTCGCGAACGCGTCGCGGCAGTTGAGGTAGAGCTGAAGGCCCTGGAGATGACGCAGATGCGCGTGATCGCTGAGAGCAACGCGCAGGAGAGCCACTTGCCCGACCCGAAGACTTCGATCCTGAAGATCAAGGGTTCCGAGCTACAGCAACTCTCAGCTGAATTGCTCCTCGAAGTGGCAGGTCCTGACGCTTTACCACTTGATCTCGACTTCCTGCGTGGACTTGGCGAACCAGTCCGAGAACCCGAATGGGCGCTCACGATCGCGCCGAATCACTACTTCGCGCGTCATGTCTCGATTGTGGGCGGCTCCAATGAGATTCAGAAGAACATTCTGGCTAAGTCCGTTCTCGGACTTTGA
- a CDS encoding enoyl-CoA hydratase yields the protein MRFESILYDVRDRIATITLNRPEHMNTWNDQVATEVYDAMQAAGSDRGVRVIVFTGAGKAFCAGGDIHSFGGDPAALMTKLPRPFDMRKRADWQTRCSYYPAIPKPVIAMLNGATVGIGLIHALFCDIRFASEDATITTAFARRGLTAEYGMAWILARHVGQAHALDLLLSGRKIKGREAERMGLVNRAIPADKLVEETYAYAREMAEYCSPRSMRIMKEQVWEVPFQTPHEAVMYAGLDMPIANQCDDYKEGIASFLEKRKPNFTDY from the coding sequence ATGCGCTTCGAGAGCATTCTGTACGACGTCAGGGACCGTATCGCGACGATCACGCTGAACCGTCCTGAACACATGAACACCTGGAACGACCAGGTGGCGACCGAGGTGTACGACGCGATGCAGGCGGCGGGTTCAGACCGTGGCGTGCGCGTCATCGTTTTCACCGGCGCGGGCAAGGCCTTCTGTGCAGGGGGCGATATTCATAGCTTCGGCGGCGACCCTGCGGCGCTCATGACGAAGCTTCCGCGCCCGTTCGACATGCGCAAACGCGCCGACTGGCAGACGCGCTGCTCGTACTACCCGGCCATCCCGAAGCCCGTCATCGCCATGCTCAACGGCGCGACCGTCGGCATTGGCCTGATTCACGCGCTGTTTTGCGACATCCGGTTTGCGTCGGAAGACGCCACTATCACGACAGCATTCGCGCGGCGAGGTCTGACGGCGGAATACGGCATGGCCTGGATACTCGCCAGACACGTGGGGCAGGCGCACGCGCTCGACCTGCTGCTGTCGGGACGCAAAATCAAGGGGCGCGAAGCGGAACGTATGGGACTCGTGAATCGGGCAATTCCGGCCGACAAGCTGGTCGAGGAGACCTATGCCTACGCGCGCGAAATGGCGGAGTACTGCTCGCCGCGTTCGATGCGCATCATGAAGGAGCAGGTCTGGGAAGTGCCGTTCCAGACGCCCCACGAGGCGGTCATGTACGCCGGGTTGGACATGCCGATCGCCAACCAGTGCGATGACTATAAGGAAGGCATTGCCAGCTTTCTCGAGAAGCGCAAGCCCAACTTCACGGACTACTGA
- a CDS encoding thiolase, producing MEFNLRGRTALVAGATYGIGEAPGLSSLDLAARASVDALAQVGLTPGDVDGLFVCTPDDMLSGLTFAEYLGINPKFTDNNRSGGSAFEIYAHTAAMALCTGQIDVALIAYGSNQRSAAGKLVQSSRPSPWESPYRPMNPVSSYALAAARHMHQYGTKREHLAEVAVAARKWAQLNPEAYMRTPLSIEDVMGARLVSDPLSVRDCCLVTDGAAAVVMVRAERARDLTDKPVYLLGAASATSHREIASMPDLTVTAAAQSGRRAYEMAGVKAGDIDVAMLYDAFTINTILFLEDLGFCPKGEGGDFVSEGGIAPGGRLAVNTNGGGLSCVHPGMYGLFLMEESMRQLTGRAGERQIPGAKLAIAHGNGGVLSSQATVILGTQETL from the coding sequence ATGGAATTCAACTTGCGCGGGCGTACCGCACTGGTGGCAGGTGCCACCTATGGGATTGGGGAAGCACCTGGCTTGTCGTCGCTGGACCTCGCTGCGCGCGCCTCCGTTGACGCGCTGGCTCAGGTAGGGCTTACGCCTGGCGATGTCGACGGGCTTTTCGTGTGCACGCCGGACGACATGCTCTCGGGTCTTACGTTTGCCGAGTACCTCGGTATTAACCCGAAGTTCACCGACAATAATCGAAGCGGCGGCTCGGCGTTCGAGATCTACGCGCACACCGCGGCGATGGCGTTGTGTACGGGACAGATCGACGTTGCCTTGATCGCATACGGGAGCAATCAGCGCAGCGCGGCAGGCAAGCTTGTGCAGTCGTCGCGCCCCTCGCCGTGGGAGAGCCCGTATAGGCCGATGAATCCGGTGTCGTCTTATGCACTTGCGGCGGCGCGGCATATGCACCAGTACGGCACGAAGCGCGAGCATCTTGCCGAAGTGGCCGTGGCCGCGCGCAAGTGGGCGCAACTCAATCCTGAAGCGTACATGCGTACGCCCTTGTCGATCGAAGATGTGATGGGCGCGCGCCTCGTGTCTGACCCACTTTCCGTGCGCGATTGTTGCCTCGTGACCGATGGCGCGGCGGCGGTTGTGATGGTGCGCGCCGAGCGGGCGCGTGATCTCACCGACAAGCCCGTGTATCTGCTCGGCGCAGCTTCGGCCACTTCGCATCGCGAAATAGCGAGCATGCCGGATCTCACGGTGACTGCGGCAGCGCAATCGGGCCGACGTGCATATGAAATGGCGGGCGTGAAAGCAGGCGATATCGACGTCGCGATGCTCTACGACGCCTTCACGATCAACACCATTCTGTTTCTCGAGGACCTCGGCTTTTGCCCCAAAGGCGAAGGCGGCGACTTCGTTTCGGAGGGTGGCATCGCGCCAGGCGGCCGGCTCGCGGTGAATACCAACGGCGGCGGTTTGTCCTGCGTTCACCCCGGCATGTATGGGCTATTTCTGATGGAAGAATCGATGCGGCAATTGACGGGCCGTGCCGGTGAGCGTCAGATCCCCGGCGCGAAGCTGGCGATCGCGCACGGCAACGGAGGTGTGCTCTCGAGCCAGGCTACGGTGATTCTCGGGACACAGGAAACGCTGTAA
- a CDS encoding enoyl-CoA hydratase/isomerase family protein has product MSEETSNDAAEIVQVRQNGAVAIVTLNYPQRRNAFSLKMRETLHAQLYRLMHHEENCRAIVLTGAGNTFCAGGDISEMQARKVLEYRQRNELPLDIFRLMVEGPKAVVAAVEGFAFGAGLSLAAACDYVVTSSAARYASAFVKVGLLPDTGLYWSLSQRVGGGLARELMLSARQFDGAEAGETGFANQVVAPGEALDAAMKVARQYAELPSVATAHLKAALATGIRTLDDAIEAEVNLQPILRRSREHQEAVSAFMEKRKPMFVAD; this is encoded by the coding sequence ATGAGCGAAGAGACCAGCAACGATGCAGCGGAGATCGTACAGGTCCGACAAAACGGTGCAGTTGCGATCGTCACATTGAACTATCCGCAACGGCGCAACGCGTTTTCGCTGAAGATGCGCGAGACGTTGCATGCGCAACTCTATCGCCTGATGCATCACGAGGAAAACTGCCGTGCGATAGTCCTGACCGGCGCGGGCAATACGTTTTGCGCGGGCGGTGATATCTCGGAAATGCAGGCGCGCAAGGTGCTGGAGTATCGCCAGCGCAACGAACTGCCGCTCGATATTTTCAGACTGATGGTCGAAGGCCCGAAAGCGGTCGTCGCTGCTGTCGAGGGGTTCGCGTTTGGCGCTGGGCTCTCGCTCGCCGCTGCTTGCGACTACGTGGTCACATCGTCGGCCGCGCGATATGCGAGTGCCTTCGTCAAGGTGGGGCTGCTGCCCGATACAGGGCTCTATTGGTCCCTGTCGCAGCGCGTGGGCGGAGGTCTTGCACGCGAGCTGATGCTGAGTGCGCGCCAGTTCGATGGCGCCGAAGCTGGCGAGACCGGTTTTGCGAATCAGGTCGTAGCACCTGGCGAGGCACTCGACGCTGCGATGAAGGTGGCGCGACAGTACGCGGAACTTCCTTCGGTGGCCACCGCACACCTCAAGGCCGCGCTCGCGACGGGCATCCGCACGCTCGACGACGCGATCGAGGCCGAAGTCAACCTGCAGCCCATCCTGCGCCGCAGCCGCGAACACCAGGAGGCCGTGAGCGCCTTCATGGAGAAGCGCAAGCCAATGTTCGTGGCCGACTGA
- a CDS encoding Zn-ribbon domain-containing OB-fold protein codes for MDSLCPEVDYQKFLAEGRLMIQRSRSSGRYVFYPRVAEPVTGARDLEWVEACGKGTVYSTTVVRQKSPTPSYNVAVIDLDEGVRMLSCVEGIEPEAVRIGMPVQAKIVYRGDAALLVFEPA; via the coding sequence ATGGACTCTCTTTGTCCTGAAGTCGATTATCAGAAATTTCTGGCCGAGGGCCGTTTGATGATTCAGCGTAGCCGCAGCAGCGGCCGCTACGTGTTCTACCCGCGGGTGGCGGAACCGGTTACCGGTGCGCGCGACCTTGAGTGGGTCGAAGCCTGCGGGAAGGGAACGGTTTATTCAACTACCGTGGTGCGCCAGAAATCGCCCACGCCAAGCTACAACGTAGCAGTGATCGATCTGGATGAAGGTGTGCGCATGCTCAGCTGTGTAGAGGGCATCGAGCCGGAGGCTGTGCGCATCGGCATGCCCGTGCAGGCGAAGATCGTGTACCGGGGGGATGCGGCACTGCTTGTGTTCGAGCCAGCTTGA
- a CDS encoding acyl-CoA dehydrogenase family protein has protein sequence MSRISTPDQYQELRDALRDLSKEYPDEYWRRIDHERVYPEAFVDALTKAGWMAALIPQEYGGSGLGLTEASVIMEEINRNGGNSGFCHGQMYNMNTLLRNGSEAQKRKYLPKIASGELRLQSMAVTEPTTGTDTTKLKTTAVKKDGRYVVNGQKVWISRVQHSDMMILLARTTPLSDVKKKSDGLSCFLVDLHQAIGNGLTVRPIPNMVNHETNELFFDNLEIPEENLIGEEGKGFKYILDGLNAERALIAAECIGDGYWFVERASKYASERIVFDRPIGMNQGIQFPIAEAYIDVRAADLMRYKACELFDNHQPCGAEANMAKHLAATASWKAANACLQTHGGFGFACEYDVERKFRETRLYQVAPISTNLILSYVAEHVLDLPRSF, from the coding sequence ATGAGCCGAATTTCCACACCCGATCAATATCAGGAACTGCGCGATGCCCTGCGCGACCTCTCGAAGGAGTACCCCGACGAGTACTGGCGCCGCATCGATCACGAGCGCGTCTATCCGGAGGCCTTCGTCGACGCGTTAACGAAGGCCGGCTGGATGGCGGCGCTGATTCCCCAGGAGTATGGCGGCTCCGGCCTCGGGCTGACCGAGGCGTCCGTGATCATGGAGGAGATCAACCGCAACGGCGGCAACTCCGGGTTCTGCCATGGGCAGATGTACAACATGAATACGCTACTGCGGAACGGCTCGGAAGCACAAAAGCGCAAATATCTGCCGAAGATCGCGAGCGGAGAACTGCGCCTGCAGTCGATGGCCGTCACCGAGCCGACGACGGGAACCGACACGACAAAACTGAAGACCACCGCCGTAAAGAAAGACGGCCGTTACGTGGTGAACGGCCAGAAGGTGTGGATATCCCGCGTGCAGCACTCGGACATGATGATCCTGCTCGCGCGTACCACGCCCTTGTCGGACGTGAAGAAAAAATCGGATGGGCTGTCCTGCTTCCTGGTGGATCTGCACCAGGCTATCGGCAATGGTCTGACCGTGCGGCCGATTCCCAACATGGTCAATCACGAGACGAACGAACTGTTCTTCGACAATCTCGAGATTCCTGAAGAGAACCTTATTGGTGAGGAAGGCAAGGGCTTCAAGTACATCCTCGATGGACTCAATGCCGAACGCGCACTGATCGCGGCCGAGTGCATCGGCGACGGTTACTGGTTCGTCGAACGCGCATCGAAGTACGCGAGCGAGCGGATCGTGTTCGACCGGCCCATCGGCATGAATCAGGGCATCCAGTTCCCGATTGCCGAGGCGTACATCGACGTGCGCGCGGCCGATCTCATGCGCTACAAGGCCTGCGAGCTTTTCGACAATCATCAGCCGTGCGGGGCCGAAGCGAATATGGCGAAGCATCTCGCGGCAACGGCTTCGTGGAAAGCCGCGAATGCCTGTTTGCAGACACATGGCGGCTTCGGTTTCGCCTGTGAATACGATGTCGAACGCAAGTTCCGCGAAACCCGGCTCTATCAGGTGGCACCGATTTCGACGAACCTGATTCTGTCCTACGTCGCCGAGCACGTGCTCGACCTGCCGCGTTCTTTCTGA
- a CDS encoding enoyl-CoA hydratase/isomerase family protein, with amino-acid sequence MSIEQSEKAGGEEEIVQVRRQGDVTIVTMNYPERRNAFSMKMRLALTEVFQRLMHDDPDTRAIVLTGAGGHFCAGGDLSEMQVTTPPLLALRERIAVGVRLFKLIYTGTKPVVAAVEGTCYGAGLSLAAACDVVVSADSAKYSCAFGRVGLLPDTGILWTLPQKVGGGKARELMLRGNVIDAAEARQLGLVSEVAASGSALDAAIESAARFASYPPVTLALLKASLANAGNSIEDACRLETDLNPLTRQTSDHTEAVAAFMEKRKPIFTGA; translated from the coding sequence ATGAGTATCGAGCAGAGTGAAAAGGCCGGGGGCGAGGAAGAGATCGTGCAGGTGCGCCGTCAAGGCGACGTGACCATCGTCACGATGAACTATCCAGAGCGTCGCAACGCGTTCTCCATGAAGATGCGCCTCGCGCTGACGGAGGTGTTCCAGCGGCTCATGCACGATGACCCGGACACGCGCGCAATCGTGCTGACGGGCGCGGGCGGCCATTTCTGCGCGGGCGGCGACCTGTCCGAAATGCAGGTGACCACTCCGCCGTTGTTGGCGCTTCGTGAGCGCATCGCAGTGGGCGTGCGTCTCTTCAAGCTGATTTATACGGGCACAAAGCCGGTCGTCGCAGCGGTGGAGGGCACGTGCTACGGGGCGGGGCTCTCACTGGCTGCTGCTTGCGATGTCGTGGTCAGTGCTGATTCGGCAAAGTACTCGTGTGCGTTCGGGAGGGTCGGCCTGCTTCCCGACACCGGAATTCTCTGGACATTGCCGCAGAAGGTCGGCGGCGGCAAGGCGCGTGAGTTGATGCTCAGGGGAAATGTGATCGACGCAGCCGAGGCGCGCCAGCTCGGTCTCGTCAGCGAGGTGGCCGCGAGCGGCAGCGCGCTCGATGCGGCGATCGAGAGCGCAGCGCGCTTCGCGAGCTATCCGCCGGTGACGCTGGCGCTCCTGAAGGCGAGCCTCGCCAACGCGGGCAATTCGATCGAAGACGCTTGCCGCCTCGAAACTGACCTTAATCCGCTGACCCGTCAAACGAGCGACCACACCGAGGCGGTGGCGGCCTTCATGGAAAAGCGCAAGCCGATTTTCACGGGTGCCTGA
- a CDS encoding SDR family oxidoreductase produces MFTPDLLKNKRILITGGGTGLGKSIGRRYLELGAELVICGRRKEVLDATADEFRGVVPGARVTTVQADVRSAESVESMMDAVWKDGPLDVLLNNAAANFIARTESLSARAVDAVLDIALHGSFYCTIAAGKRWIDAGHSGNVISTVSTPTMTGSAFTVPSAAAKAGVLAMTRSLAVEWGPKGIRLNAVAPGLFPTPGAWEQLYPPGSQVEPQERSVPLRRFGEHTELADLYAYLASDGSGYINGDMIVIDGGRWMQGVGGPTFRAMQDWTDEQWDAMRAHARKG; encoded by the coding sequence ATGTTTACGCCTGACCTGTTGAAGAACAAAAGAATTCTCATCACCGGGGGTGGCACTGGCCTTGGCAAAAGTATCGGCCGACGCTACCTCGAACTGGGCGCCGAGCTCGTCATCTGTGGCCGCCGCAAGGAAGTGCTCGACGCGACGGCCGACGAGTTTCGCGGTGTCGTACCTGGCGCGCGCGTGACGACGGTGCAGGCGGACGTGCGCAGCGCGGAGTCCGTGGAGTCCATGATGGACGCCGTCTGGAAGGATGGGCCGCTCGACGTGTTGCTGAACAACGCCGCGGCCAACTTCATCGCGCGCACGGAAAGCCTGTCGGCGCGCGCGGTTGATGCTGTGCTCGACATCGCGCTGCACGGCAGCTTCTATTGCACGATCGCGGCGGGCAAGCGCTGGATCGACGCGGGTCACTCGGGCAACGTGATCAGCACGGTGTCGACGCCCACGATGACCGGCTCGGCCTTTACAGTGCCGTCCGCTGCGGCGAAGGCCGGTGTTCTCGCAATGACCCGCAGCCTCGCCGTCGAGTGGGGCCCGAAAGGCATTCGCCTGAATGCGGTGGCGCCCGGTCTCTTCCCGACGCCGGGCGCATGGGAGCAGTTGTACCCGCCGGGCTCGCAGGTCGAGCCGCAGGAGCGCTCGGTGCCTCTCAGGCGCTTCGGCGAGCATACGGAACTCGCCGATCTCTACGCTTATCTGGCCTCGGATGGCTCCGGCTACATCAACGGCGACATGATCGTGATCGACGGCGGCCGCTGGATGCAAGGTGTTGGTGGCCCGACCTTCCGCGCGATGCAGGACTGGACCGACGAACAATGGGACGCCATGCGCGCCCACGCTCGCAAGGGATGA
- a CDS encoding CaiB/BaiF CoA transferase family protein, which translates to MGPLAGVRIIELAGIGPGPMAAMLLADLGATVLRIERRQPVKLGIERPLRYNLLLRNRKTIALDLKDPEAVELVLTLVERADALIEGFRPGVTERLGLGPQACLERNPKLAYGRITGWGQEGPLAQYAGHDLNYIAITGVLNAIGRRDQPPSIPLNLIGDYAGGSLYLAMGLLSAILHARNGGTGQIVDAAIVDGTANLATTFFGMQAAGIWRDGRGTNITDSGSHFYDVYECADGKWITVGPIEDKFYLELLRLLDIDPQTLGTQLDASNWPAARALFALKFKGRTREQWTTLLEQTDACFAPVLSWSEAPEHAHLKARGTFIEVDGIVQPAPAPRFSATVPATPTAPEAPDASTLDAALAAWLDPGRIGELKEAGTLA; encoded by the coding sequence ATGGGTCCGCTTGCAGGAGTTCGAATCATCGAGCTGGCCGGGATCGGGCCTGGGCCCATGGCGGCGATGCTGCTCGCCGATCTCGGCGCGACGGTGTTACGCATCGAGCGTCGCCAGCCGGTCAAGCTCGGTATCGAGCGGCCGCTGCGCTACAACCTGTTGCTGCGCAACCGAAAGACAATTGCGCTCGACCTCAAAGATCCGGAGGCAGTCGAACTCGTGCTTACGCTGGTGGAGCGCGCCGACGCCTTGATAGAAGGTTTCCGGCCCGGCGTGACAGAGCGACTCGGGCTGGGCCCGCAAGCCTGCCTCGAACGCAATCCGAAGCTCGCTTACGGACGCATCACGGGATGGGGCCAGGAAGGTCCACTCGCGCAGTACGCCGGGCATGACCTGAACTACATCGCGATCACCGGTGTGCTCAACGCAATTGGCCGCCGCGATCAGCCACCTTCGATACCGCTGAATCTGATCGGCGACTATGCGGGCGGATCGCTGTACCTTGCAATGGGGCTGCTTTCGGCGATTTTGCATGCGCGTAACGGCGGCACCGGTCAGATCGTGGATGCCGCAATCGTCGACGGTACAGCCAACCTTGCCACCACGTTCTTCGGCATGCAGGCCGCCGGCATCTGGCGAGACGGGCGCGGGACGAATATCACGGATTCGGGATCGCACTTCTACGACGTGTATGAGTGTGCGGACGGCAAGTGGATCACGGTCGGTCCCATCGAGGACAAGTTCTATCTCGAACTGCTTCGCTTGCTCGACATCGACCCCCAAACGCTGGGTACCCAGCTCGACGCAAGCAACTGGCCCGCCGCGCGCGCGCTGTTCGCGCTGAAGTTCAAGGGCCGCACACGCGAGCAATGGACCACGTTGCTCGAGCAGACGGATGCATGCTTCGCACCGGTTCTGTCGTGGAGCGAGGCGCCCGAGCATGCGCATCTGAAAGCGCGCGGCACGTTCATCGAAGTGGACGGCATCGTGCAGCCCGCGCCGGCGCCACGCTTTTCCGCCACCGTGCCCGCGACGCCGACGGCGCCCGAGGCGCCCGACGCGTCCACGCTCGACGCCGCGCTGGCCGCATGGCTCGATCCGGGCCGCATCGGCGAGCTCAAAGAAGCCGGAACGCTGGCCTGA